One genomic segment of Impatiens glandulifera chromosome 6, dImpGla2.1, whole genome shotgun sequence includes these proteins:
- the LOC124943711 gene encoding condensin complex subunit 2-like, which produces MTSGVVTAWTGEIRGRVVCDVYGDSYVDPEDHILEGEVLNYQAFTNARVIYTVAETMQKASDGMHACLARPISNFNQLIDAFATMPYNVMDEDGSKNGHGEGNSKKESGRLVSPSSTLESSFESLNVKKFDGDYFISASSIICRFDRDFIKYLLLAVAFAVNPLYHQTSAQFNEGGAKGLLLNNLAIYGGCQVFYYSFEVSGKFMTSGNKSCNQDNIDISFAKDCIDKMVKSMGMSEEISPSLKHIMNLFDESSQRPPITFTSVDNVNEEFHETYNNTNDNVELDDTEIEDFATWGFENEDPNGEDPKVIEISSLAIFLSGIPDFFDFLHHFRSKMAGGLGTSPYKTPRSPRSQRTR; this is translated from the exons ATGACCTCCGGCGTTGTGACTGCATGGACCGGCGAAATCCGCGGCAGAGTCGTCTGCGACGTTTATGGTGATTCCTATGTCGACCCCGAAGACCATATCTTAGAAG GGGAAGTTCTGAATTATCAAGCATTCACAAACGCGAGAGTTATATATACAGTTGCAGAGACGATGCAGAAAGCGAGCGATGGGATGCATGCTTGCTTGGCCAGACCCATCAGCAATTTCAATCAA CTTATTGATGCTTTTGCTACTATGCCATATAATGTTATGGATGAAGATGGATCTAAAAATGGTCATGGTGAAGGCAATTCTAAGAAAGAGTCTGGAAGGTTA GTATCGCCTTCATCAACACTTGAATCGTCATTTGAGTCCCTCAATGTAAAGAAATTTGATGGTGACTACTTTATTTCTGCCTCTTCCATCATTTGTCGATTTGATCGTgactttataaaatatcttttgCTTGCAGTTGCATTTGCAGTAAATCCTCTTTATCATCAGACATCTGCACAGTTCAATGAAGGTGGAGCTAAAGGTTTATTATTGAATAATCTTGCGATATATGGAGGATGTCaggttttttattattcatttgaaGTGTCAGGGAAGTTTATGACATCTGGTAACAAATCCTGTAATCaagataatattgatatttcttTCGCCAAAG ATTGCATTGACAAGATGGTGAAGTCTATGGGCATGTCGGAGGAGATTTCTCCCTCACTCAAGCACATAATGAATCTATTTGATGAAAGTAGTCAAAGGCCACCTATTACGTTTACTTCAGTTGACAATGTAAATGAAGAATTTCATGAAACTTACAACAACACTAATGATAATGTTGAGTTGGATGATACTGAAATTGAAGATTTTGCAACATGGGGTTTCGAGAATGAAGATCCGAATGGGGAAGACCCTAAGGTGATTGAG ATTTCTTCTCTAGCGATTTTTCTCTCCGGCATCCCCGACTTCTTCGactttcttcatcattttcgatcgaaaatg GCTGGTGGTCTAGGTACATCTCCATACAAGACTCCAAGATCTCCCAGATCTCaaaggacaaggtaa